Proteins from a genomic interval of Lolium perenne isolate Kyuss_39 chromosome 1, Kyuss_2.0, whole genome shotgun sequence:
- the LOC127314319 gene encoding uncharacterized protein, protein MPSASKTKAKDRAAAFKAAKEQPKVPVKPVVNGTAASTYNNLSGKFHLLEPSSSLPGSQGNDKLRNMDEIDEHSRSSHGTGDFDCASNNGSCSGESEDTKEKSTGTASRVDSIPGCDLDKREKIRQKNEKKHQRQKERRAQELHERCKGYLMSRKLETLAQKLVAMGFSSDQATMALIHNEGCLEESVAWLCNFDGSEETKQQVADHQSAANLKIDISDEIAKIVILEAKFKCTKQEVERAVVTSEGDLEKAEEALKTQKQESATTASKPEGPGDSSGLVIKQQVMLAQNLPRPQTNGFSSVGTQQMRRDDKDLNYKLLLNGNGPKEPAVKGFQPLATPIKPDMARQQFFQPEKRRLNANPVPSVPYVTSSPSPVAVPQMKAETRHLAAGSEMKSAMHNGGLRESVVVMQRPQSASAKQSLPSTSHSMFASEPPSREWYLNGPSSVDMMLNGGLGHSLRNMSLDNVNSAKQFMHTNHQQSFVPNPVELAANGWGGTWGSGGTSSSQAGAPPHGMSFRGGWSSSESSSTLSHADWRTNAPAPCDYTSIDWSLDTTLINPAAKSEWLSDTWSTMFMGGRSTRPSGNLGVAGVNGLHESNLPMDPAPSPRPYEWPSFCRGGSS, encoded by the coding sequence ATGCCGTCTGCATCCAAGACCAAGGCAAAGGATAGGGCAGCTGCTTTTAAAGCAGCAAAAGAGCAACCTAAGGTTCCTGTGAAGCCAGTGGTGAACGGTACAGCTGCAAGTACTTACAACAACCTCTCTGGAAAATTTCATCTTCTGGAGCCGTCATCCTCTTTACCGGGTAGTCAGGGTAACGACAAATTGAGGAATATGGATGAAATAGATGAACATTCTCGTAGCTCCCATGGTACAGGGGACTTTGATTGTGCCTCAAACAATGGTAGCTGTTCGGGTGAGTCAGAAGATACAAAGGAAAAATCAACCGGCACTGCGTCTCGAGTGGACTCTATTCCTGGATGTGATCTTGATAAACGCGAAAAGATCAGACAAAAGAATGAGAAGAAGCATCAAAGGCAGAAGGAGAGGCGTGCCCAGGAATTACATGAGCGTTGCAAAGGATACCTAATGTCCAGAAAACTGGAGACACTTGCTCAGAAACTTGTTGCAATGGGTTTCTCATCAGATCAAGCTACGATGGCCCTTATACATAATGAAGGCTGTCTTGAGGAGTCTGTTGCCTGGCTCTGTAATTTTGATGGCAGCGAGGAAACGAAGCAGCAGGTTGCAGATCATCAGTCTGCAGCTAATTTGAAAATAGATATAAGTGACGAGATTGCGAAGATTGTGATCCTGGAGGCAAAATTTAAGTGTACAAAGCAAGAGGTTGAAAGGGCTGTTGTTACTTCTGAGGGTGATCTAGAAAAGGCTGAGGAGGCCTTGAAGACACAGAAGCAAGAATCAGCAACAACTGCTTCTAAGCCTGAAGGGCCAGGTGATTCAAGTGGCTTGGTTATCAAGCAGCAGGTCATGCTTGCACAGAACCTACCAAGGCCTCAAACAAATGGATTTTCCTCAGTAGGGACTCAGCAAATGAGGAGAGACGACAAGGACCTAAACTACAAGCTTCTGTTAAATGGTAATGGTCCAAAGGAACCTGCAGTTAAAGGTTTTCAACCATTGGCTACACCAATTAAGCCAGACATGGCCCGTCAACAATTTTTTCAACCCGAGAAGAGGCGGCTTAATGCCAATCCGGTTCCATCTGTTCCTTATGTGACATCATCTCCTTCGCCCGTTGCAGTGCCTCAGATGAAGGCAGAAACACGGCATTTGGCAGCAggcagtgagatgaagagtgcaaTGCACAACGGAGGCTTGCGAGAGTCGGTAGTTGTAATGCAGCGTCCTCAATCTGCATCTGCCAAGCAAAGCCTACCCTCCACAAGTCATAGTATGTTTGCATCAGAGCCACCGTCAAGGGAATGGTACTTGAATGGCCCATCAAGTGTTGATATGATGTTGAATGGTGGTTTAGGGCATAGCCTAAGGAATATGAGTTTGGACAACGTTAATTCTGCCAAGCAGTTCATGCATACAAACCACCAACAAAGTTTTGTTCCCAATCCTGTAGAGCTGGCTGCTAATGGTTGGGGTGGTACATGGGGTTCTGGAGGTACATCATCTTCCCAGGCTGGGGCGCCGCCACATGGTATGTCGTTTAGAGGAGGTTGGAGCTCATCCGAGTCCTCTTCAACTTTATCTCATGCTGATTGGAGGACGAATGCGCCAGCACCTTGTGACTACACCTCAATAGATTGGAGCCTCGACACAACTTTGATAAACCCTGCAGCAAAGAGCGAATGGCTATCAGACACATGGTCAACCATGTTCATGGGTGGCAGATCCACAAGGCCTTCCGGAAACCTTGGTGTCGCAGGCGTTAATGGGTTGCATGAGAGCAATCTTCCAATGGATCCTGCTCCATCACCCCGTCCTTATGAGTGGCCTTCTTTCTGCAGGGGAGGATCTTCCTAG